One region of Salvia miltiorrhiza cultivar Shanhuang (shh) chromosome 3, IMPLAD_Smil_shh, whole genome shotgun sequence genomic DNA includes:
- the LOC131014846 gene encoding synaptotagmin-3 isoform X2, with the protein MPEIPLWVKSPDYDRVDWLNKFISHMWPFMEKAICNTIRSTAEPIFAEYIGQFKIEAIEFKNLSLGNLPPTVHGLKVSETNERELVMEPAIRWAGNPNIIVAVTISSVQVTIQLVDLQVFAMPRVTLKPLVPTIPCFANIVVSLLEKPHIDFGVKVLGGDVMSIPGLYRYVQERIKKEVASLYLWPKSLEIPILDASTVAVKKPVGILHVRVIRATKLLKMDLLGLSDPYVKLNLSGEKHPSKKTSVKKKTLNPEWNEEFKLSVKDPQSQMLHINVYDWDKVGSHDRLGTQVFPLKMLMPNEAKQVTLDLLKDTGISDVNKKQRGQLFLELTYAPFREDNDSFSGILDGYSRKDSVMDRALSNISTTGAAGLLLVTVQGAQDVEGSRHNNPYALIIFRGETKKSKMMRKTRNPMWNEEFQFLLEEPPLQDKIHVKVMSKRTSLSFHFKESLGHVDINLADVVHNGRINQKFHLIDSRNGVIHIELRWKTI; encoded by the exons ATGCCCGAGATTCCCCTGTGGGTGAAAAGTCCTGACTACGACCGG GTAGATTGGTTGAACAAATTTATATCACATATGTGGCCTTTCATGGAGAAG GCAATCTGCAACACAATTAGAAGCACGGCAGAACCGATTTTTGCAGAGTACATAGGGCAATTTAAGATAGAAGCCATTGAGTTCAAGAATCTAAGCCTTGGTAATCTTCCACCAACAGTTCATG GTCTTAAAGTCTCTGAGACGAACGAGAGGGAACTAGTGATGGAGCCAGCTATCAGATGGGCTGGCAATCCAAATATAATCGTTGCAGTTACTATTTCGTCTGTACAAGTGACAATTCAG TTAGTTGATTTGCAAGTTTTTGCTATGCCTCGAGTAACCTTGAAACCGCTCGTGCCTACAATTCCATGTTTTGCAAACATAGTGGTGTCACTTTTGGAGAAG CCGCATATAGACTTTGGAGTGAAGGTCTTGGGAGGCGACGTGATGTCTATTCCTGGCCTATATCGATATGTTCAG GAAAGGATTAAAAAAGAAGTTGCTAGTCTTTACCTTTGGCCAAAATCTCTTGAGATACCGATTCTTGATGCTTCAAC GGTGGCCGTGAAGAAGCCCGTTGGGATCCTGCATGTGAGAGTTATACGTGCAACAAAGCTTCTGAAGATGGATCTACTCGGCTTGTCCGATCCATATGTCAAGCTGAACCTCAGCGGAGAGAAGCATCCGTCCAAGAAAACTTCGGTCAAGAAAAAGACCTTGAATCCCGAGTGGAACGAGGAATTCAAGCTCTCGGTCAAGGATCCTCAATCTCAGATGCTTCACATAAATGTCTATGATTGGGACAAG GTAGGGTCACATGATAGGCTGGGGACTCAAGTTTTCCCTCTGAAAATGCTGATGCCAAACGAGGCGAAACAGGTGACCCTCGACTTGTTGAAGGACACGGGCATCTCTGATGTTAACAAGAAGCAGAGAGGGCAGCTGTTTCTCGAGCTCACATATGCTCCGTTTAGAGAAGACAACGACAGTTTCAGTGGGATTCTCGACGGGTATAGTAGGAAAGACAGCGTGATGGATAGGGCTCTGAGCAACATAAGCACGACGGGTGCTGCAGGTCTGCTCCTAGTGACCGTGCAAGGCGCACAGGATGTGGAAGGATCGCGCCACAACAATCCATACGCGTTGATCATCTTTAGAGGCGAAACAAAGAAATCAAAG ATGATGAGGAAGACGCGAAACCCTATGTGGAACGAGGAGTTCCAATTCTTGCTAGAAGAGCCTCCGTTGCAAGACAAGATCCATGTGAAGGTCATGAGCAAACGAACGAGCCTCAGCTTCCACTTCAAG GAATCTTTGGGACATGTCGATATTAACCTTGCTGATGTCGTGCACAACGGGCGTATCAACCAGAAGTTTCATTTGATCGATTCGAGGAACGGAGTGATACACATTGAGTTGAGGTGGAAAACCATATGA
- the LOC131014846 gene encoding synaptotagmin-3 isoform X1 — MGLLSSLLGMIGFGIGLPIGLFIGFYLFVYSESQDVEDLETRPLNELDTVALEDLMPEIPLWVKSPDYDRVDWLNKFISHMWPFMEKAICNTIRSTAEPIFAEYIGQFKIEAIEFKNLSLGNLPPTVHGLKVSETNERELVMEPAIRWAGNPNIIVAVTISSVQVTIQLVDLQVFAMPRVTLKPLVPTIPCFANIVVSLLEKPHIDFGVKVLGGDVMSIPGLYRYVQERIKKEVASLYLWPKSLEIPILDASTVAVKKPVGILHVRVIRATKLLKMDLLGLSDPYVKLNLSGEKHPSKKTSVKKKTLNPEWNEEFKLSVKDPQSQMLHINVYDWDKVGSHDRLGTQVFPLKMLMPNEAKQVTLDLLKDTGISDVNKKQRGQLFLELTYAPFREDNDSFSGILDGYSRKDSVMDRALSNISTTGAAGLLLVTVQGAQDVEGSRHNNPYALIIFRGETKKSKMMRKTRNPMWNEEFQFLLEEPPLQDKIHVKVMSKRTSLSFHFKESLGHVDINLADVVHNGRINQKFHLIDSRNGVIHIELRWKTI; from the exons ATGGGATTGCTGAGCAGTTTGCTGGGAATGATTGGTTTTGGGATTGGGCTGCCGATTGGTCTCTTTATTGGTTTTTATTTGTTCGTTTACTCTGAATCCCAAGATGTTGAG GATCTGGAGACTCGGCCACTCAATGAGCTCGATACTGTTGCATTGGAAGACCTTATGCCCGAGATTCCCCTGTGGGTGAAAAGTCCTGACTACGACCGG GTAGATTGGTTGAACAAATTTATATCACATATGTGGCCTTTCATGGAGAAG GCAATCTGCAACACAATTAGAAGCACGGCAGAACCGATTTTTGCAGAGTACATAGGGCAATTTAAGATAGAAGCCATTGAGTTCAAGAATCTAAGCCTTGGTAATCTTCCACCAACAGTTCATG GTCTTAAAGTCTCTGAGACGAACGAGAGGGAACTAGTGATGGAGCCAGCTATCAGATGGGCTGGCAATCCAAATATAATCGTTGCAGTTACTATTTCGTCTGTACAAGTGACAATTCAG TTAGTTGATTTGCAAGTTTTTGCTATGCCTCGAGTAACCTTGAAACCGCTCGTGCCTACAATTCCATGTTTTGCAAACATAGTGGTGTCACTTTTGGAGAAG CCGCATATAGACTTTGGAGTGAAGGTCTTGGGAGGCGACGTGATGTCTATTCCTGGCCTATATCGATATGTTCAG GAAAGGATTAAAAAAGAAGTTGCTAGTCTTTACCTTTGGCCAAAATCTCTTGAGATACCGATTCTTGATGCTTCAAC GGTGGCCGTGAAGAAGCCCGTTGGGATCCTGCATGTGAGAGTTATACGTGCAACAAAGCTTCTGAAGATGGATCTACTCGGCTTGTCCGATCCATATGTCAAGCTGAACCTCAGCGGAGAGAAGCATCCGTCCAAGAAAACTTCGGTCAAGAAAAAGACCTTGAATCCCGAGTGGAACGAGGAATTCAAGCTCTCGGTCAAGGATCCTCAATCTCAGATGCTTCACATAAATGTCTATGATTGGGACAAG GTAGGGTCACATGATAGGCTGGGGACTCAAGTTTTCCCTCTGAAAATGCTGATGCCAAACGAGGCGAAACAGGTGACCCTCGACTTGTTGAAGGACACGGGCATCTCTGATGTTAACAAGAAGCAGAGAGGGCAGCTGTTTCTCGAGCTCACATATGCTCCGTTTAGAGAAGACAACGACAGTTTCAGTGGGATTCTCGACGGGTATAGTAGGAAAGACAGCGTGATGGATAGGGCTCTGAGCAACATAAGCACGACGGGTGCTGCAGGTCTGCTCCTAGTGACCGTGCAAGGCGCACAGGATGTGGAAGGATCGCGCCACAACAATCCATACGCGTTGATCATCTTTAGAGGCGAAACAAAGAAATCAAAG ATGATGAGGAAGACGCGAAACCCTATGTGGAACGAGGAGTTCCAATTCTTGCTAGAAGAGCCTCCGTTGCAAGACAAGATCCATGTGAAGGTCATGAGCAAACGAACGAGCCTCAGCTTCCACTTCAAG GAATCTTTGGGACATGTCGATATTAACCTTGCTGATGTCGTGCACAACGGGCGTATCAACCAGAAGTTTCATTTGATCGATTCGAGGAACGGAGTGATACACATTGAGTTGAGGTGGAAAACCATATGA